A stretch of the Planktothricoides raciborskii GIHE-MW2 genome encodes the following:
- a CDS encoding ABC transporter ATP-binding protein has product MSEVAITIQNVSKCFKRYRHPVDRLKELLFPGKQRADEFWALRDISLEIPKGKTLGIVGANGSGKSTLLQIIVGTLSPTTGHVNVQGRISALLELGSGFNPEFTGRQNIFFNGQVLGLTQRQIEDKYDDIVGFADIGDFIDQPVKTYSSGMFVRLAFAVATSVEPDILVVDEALAVGDEAFQRKCYARLEKIQDRGGTILFVSHSAGTVIDLCDSAVLMSEGELLLYNTPKYVIDKYHKLIYAPTEKIQSVREELRRLNQKQYHQNLSPNLSPNLSPNLSPNLSQDTITPNLTQNIGQNSSGVTQQAGEVITEKTAAEIIQELPTFALQSKPFYDPNLKPAETISYLSRGAKISNPQILTRRKEPVNNLIGRENYIYTYEVEFLQEASKVRFGMLVKTIKGSELGGASYRFPEEKLEDGVVKAGTKVVVKFRFNCLLNPGVYFLNAGVSGIVNGHFTYLARCIDVGMFRVLPEEDSDATGIIDFMIKPNLTVDQVDETLSVSPEMEIMV; this is encoded by the coding sequence ATGAGTGAAGTTGCTATTACCATCCAAAACGTTTCTAAATGCTTCAAGCGATATCGTCATCCGGTCGATCGCTTAAAAGAACTATTATTTCCTGGAAAACAAAGGGCAGATGAATTCTGGGCATTGCGAGATATTAGCCTAGAAATTCCTAAAGGAAAAACCTTGGGCATTGTCGGCGCCAATGGGTCGGGAAAAAGTACCCTATTACAAATCATTGTGGGTACCCTATCCCCCACCACAGGTCATGTCAATGTTCAAGGAAGAATATCTGCCCTTTTAGAACTAGGCAGCGGCTTTAACCCAGAATTTACCGGCAGACAAAATATCTTTTTCAATGGGCAGGTACTCGGTTTAACCCAAAGACAAATTGAAGACAAATATGATGATATTGTCGGCTTTGCGGATATTGGCGACTTCATCGATCAGCCGGTAAAAACTTATTCTAGTGGGATGTTTGTCCGGTTAGCTTTTGCCGTAGCCACCAGCGTTGAACCGGATATTTTAGTAGTTGATGAAGCCCTCGCGGTGGGAGATGAAGCATTTCAACGTAAGTGCTATGCCAGATTAGAAAAAATCCAAGACCGAGGGGGAACAATTTTATTTGTTTCTCACTCTGCGGGCACGGTAATTGACCTATGTGATTCAGCAGTTCTTATGTCAGAAGGCGAACTGCTGCTTTACAATACTCCTAAGTATGTGATCGATAAATATCATAAGTTAATTTATGCCCCGACGGAAAAGATCCAAAGTGTTCGGGAAGAACTTCGCCGGTTAAATCAAAAACAATATCATCAAAATCTCAGCCCAAATCTCAGCCCAAATCTCAGCCCAAATCTCAGCCCAAATCTCAGCCAAGATACTATTACTCCCAATCTGACCCAAAATATCGGCCAAAATTCAAGCGGAGTAACTCAGCAAGCTGGTGAGGTTATTACGGAAAAAACGGCGGCAGAAATTATCCAAGAATTGCCCACATTCGCCCTCCAGTCAAAGCCATTTTATGACCCGAACCTGAAACCGGCGGAAACGATTTCTTATTTATCTCGTGGGGCGAAAATCTCTAATCCTCAGATTTTGACTCGCCGCAAGGAACCTGTGAATAACTTAATCGGCAGAGAGAATTATATTTATACTTATGAGGTAGAGTTTTTACAGGAAGCGTCGAAAGTCCGATTTGGGATGTTAGTTAAGACGATTAAGGGTTCAGAATTAGGCGGTGCTTCTTATCGCTTTCCCGAAGAAAAGCTAGAAGATGGAGTGGTGAAAGCGGGCACCAAAGTTGTGGTTAAATTTAGATTTAATTGCTTGTTAAATCCTGGAGTTTACTTTTTAAACGCGGGAGTTTCTGGCATTGTCAATGGACACTTTACTTATTTAGCCCGCTGTATTGATGTGGGGATGTTCCGAGTGCTCCCAGAGGAAGATTCTGACGCCACTGGGATCATTGACTTTATGATTAAACCCAACCTGACCGTTGATCAAGTTGATGAAACTTTATCCGTTTCTCCAGAGATGGAAATTATGGTATAA
- a CDS encoding sulfotransferase: MSEPIIITGMHRSGTSLTASFIQAIGVNIGQNMFPADICNVKGYFEDIDFLEFQRSLLQKSCPPGDPGWPDWGWTESETLDRSLWPSYIPEAKKLIASRHGNIWGWKDPRTSLLLEFWHQLLPNTRYILVYRSPWDVVDSILRQNRGVFPQRPEYALKSWGFYNRHLLSFYRQHRDRCILINVNGFVQQPTRLMQLLEGKLGLIPREPWDAAKFAKIYDANLLRSLPTDHPIVRLINHLMPEFANLLAELDQIADIPRGDRGDHELNADPLPILPVEALPLLMHYQSLIQHQESHQEQIQLRSEVAQLRSELDRLTLELMTIKRSRSWKLARKLAHFSQKFRLK; the protein is encoded by the coding sequence ATGTCAGAACCGATAATTATTACAGGAATGCACCGTTCGGGAACATCCCTAACTGCTTCTTTTATTCAAGCAATTGGGGTAAATATTGGCCAAAATATGTTTCCGGCTGATATTTGTAATGTGAAAGGCTATTTTGAAGATATTGATTTTCTAGAATTTCAGCGATCGCTGCTGCAAAAATCTTGTCCTCCTGGGGATCCAGGCTGGCCCGATTGGGGTTGGACAGAAAGCGAAACCCTCGATCGCAGCCTTTGGCCATCTTATATTCCAGAGGCGAAAAAGTTAATTGCCAGTCGTCACGGAAATATTTGGGGATGGAAAGATCCCCGGACTTCTTTATTGCTGGAATTTTGGCATCAATTATTACCCAATACCCGATATATTTTGGTTTATCGATCGCCTTGGGATGTGGTGGATTCTATTTTGCGGCAAAATCGCGGGGTGTTTCCTCAACGTCCAGAATATGCCCTGAAAAGTTGGGGATTTTATAACCGGCATTTGCTATCTTTTTATCGGCAACATCGCGATCGCTGTATTCTGATTAATGTCAATGGCTTTGTGCAACAACCAACTCGATTGATGCAACTCTTAGAAGGGAAACTGGGTTTAATCCCACGAGAACCTTGGGATGCGGCGAAATTTGCGAAAATTTATGATGCGAATTTACTACGGAGTTTGCCCACAGATCACCCAATCGTGAGACTGATTAACCATTTGATGCCAGAGTTTGCCAATTTGTTGGCAGAGTTAGATCAAATTGCCGATATTCCTAGAGGCGATCGCGGCGATCACGAGTTAAATGCGGATCCGCTGCCAATTTTGCCCGTAGAAGCTTTGCCGTTGTTGATGCATTATCAATCCCTGATACAGCATCAAGAATCTCACCAAGAACAAATCCAACTCCGGTCAGAAGTGGCCCAATTACGGTCAGAGTTAGACCGCTTAACCTTAGAGTTGATGACGATTAAGCGATCGCGGAGTTGGAAATTGGCGCGAAAATTGGCTCATTTCAGTCAAAAATTTAGACTTAAGTAG
- a CDS encoding glycosyltransferase family A protein, whose protein sequence is MEASEPNLTYPIKLSVVIPCYNHGEFILEAIASVESCQAKVYEILIINDGSTDPLTQKVLQALSDRGYPVIHQENQGLAIARNHGISLAKGRYILPLDSDNKIRPNYITKAIEILDTQPEVGVVYGNFEFFGGVTGIKKVPEFDINLILRGNYIDACAVFRKTVWEEAGGYDDKIPEQLGYEDWDFWLSVAEKGWHFYHIDQALFDYRLRSNSMVSGCNIPEKRWELFRYISTKHIGLYQTNFAHIFANVEYDHLVERDKREALEAKLEEIQLELDLERSRNCDRLVQLTETQNTLTYCESELQQTKNQLAATQEKLQQLENAYKILLIEKEEIALKQKQTEVNLQGEITRSQNEFSSQLQQAKAQWQSQIAAVEEIKNQQQNQLAQTLSQTEANLAQSQAEIQRLTLELHQAQEMIQAMQTSKFWQLRTNWFRIKQALGLAKT, encoded by the coding sequence ATGGAGGCATCCGAGCCAAATCTGACCTATCCGATTAAACTTTCCGTGGTAATTCCTTGTTATAATCACGGCGAATTTATCTTAGAGGCGATCGCCAGTGTGGAAAGTTGCCAAGCTAAAGTCTATGAAATTCTGATTATTAATGATGGTTCAACGGATCCCTTGACCCAAAAAGTCTTACAGGCTTTAAGCGATCGAGGATATCCGGTGATTCATCAGGAAAATCAAGGGTTGGCGATCGCCAGAAATCATGGGATTTCTTTGGCCAAAGGTCGCTATATTTTGCCCTTAGATTCAGACAATAAAATTAGACCCAACTATATAACTAAAGCCATTGAAATTCTGGATACTCAGCCAGAAGTAGGGGTAGTCTATGGGAATTTTGAGTTTTTTGGCGGTGTAACCGGCATTAAAAAAGTTCCCGAATTTGATATTAACCTGATCCTCCGAGGAAACTATATTGATGCTTGTGCGGTGTTTCGCAAAACCGTTTGGGAAGAAGCGGGCGGCTATGATGACAAAATCCCGGAACAATTGGGCTATGAAGATTGGGATTTTTGGTTAAGTGTCGCCGAAAAAGGCTGGCATTTTTATCATATTGATCAGGCTTTGTTTGATTATCGCTTGCGTAGCAATTCAATGGTAAGCGGCTGTAATATTCCAGAGAAACGCTGGGAATTATTTCGCTATATTAGCACCAAGCATATCGGCCTTTATCAGACAAATTTTGCCCATATTTTCGCCAATGTTGAATATGACCATTTAGTTGAACGGGACAAAAGAGAAGCCCTAGAAGCTAAATTAGAGGAAATTCAACTAGAACTGGATTTAGAGCGATCGCGAAACTGCGATCGCCTAGTTCAATTGACAGAAACACAAAATACCCTAACCTACTGTGAATCAGAACTTCAGCAAACAAAAAATCAACTGGCAGCTACCCAGGAAAAATTGCAACAACTAGAAAATGCTTATAAAATATTGTTAATTGAAAAAGAAGAAATAGCATTAAAACAAAAACAAACTGAGGTAAACTTACAAGGAGAAATAACGCGATCGCAAAATGAATTTTCTAGCCAGCTTCAACAAGCTAAAGCCCAATGGCAAAGTCAAATAGCCGCTGTAGAAGAAATAAAAAATCAACAGCAAAATCAGTTAGCCCAAACGTTATCCCAAACGGAAGCAAATCTGGCACAATCTCAAGCAGAAATTCAACGGTTAACCCTAGAATTGCACCAAGCTCAAGAAATGATTCAAGCTATGCAAACTAGCAAATTCTGGCAATTAAGAACAAATTGGTTTAGAATAAAACAGGCTTTAGGTTTAGCTAAAACTTAA
- a CDS encoding bifunctional 2-polyprenyl-6-hydroxyphenol methylase/3-demethylubiquinol 3-O-methyltransferase UbiG, which translates to MNRNEKILRHINKNGQGIEIGPSYNPIAPKKAGFKVDVIDHASREQLIAKYDGHGVNLDNIEEVDFVWQGESYAELTGKHKYYDWIIASHVIEHTPDLIGFINDCDAILTDDGVLSLAIPDKRYCFDHYRAITGISKVIDTHLSQATFHTPGTVADHFLNAVSRSGRIAWESHTSGEYKLLHSMEYVRQIMNCAIDGKTYIDTHGWCFVPHSFRLMIHDLFHLGFISLQEVDFYPTEGCEFYITLGRKGKETHQSRLEMLEAIDIELSEANTGESIDLWEKRFYELEQVRQQLQIQLEQNQIQLQQTQAKLAISQSELQASQKMISAMKTSKFWKLRTNWLKIKKSLGLPANE; encoded by the coding sequence ATGAATCGAAACGAGAAAATCTTACGACATATTAACAAAAACGGCCAGGGAATTGAAATTGGTCCTAGCTATAACCCGATCGCGCCTAAAAAAGCAGGCTTTAAAGTCGATGTTATCGATCATGCAAGTCGCGAGCAGTTAATTGCCAAATACGATGGTCATGGAGTCAATCTTGACAACATTGAAGAAGTTGATTTTGTTTGGCAAGGAGAAAGTTATGCAGAACTCACCGGCAAACATAAGTATTACGATTGGATTATTGCCTCTCATGTGATTGAACATACCCCGGATCTTATTGGGTTTATTAATGATTGCGATGCCATTTTGACAGATGATGGAGTTCTCTCCCTCGCTATACCCGATAAGCGCTATTGTTTTGACCACTATCGAGCGATTACGGGAATTTCCAAAGTGATTGATACCCATTTGAGTCAAGCTACTTTTCATACCCCAGGGACGGTGGCCGATCATTTTTTAAATGCGGTATCTCGATCGGGCAGAATAGCATGGGAATCCCACACGAGCGGAGAATATAAGTTGCTTCATTCAATGGAATATGTGCGGCAAATAATGAATTGCGCGATCGATGGAAAGACCTATATAGATACTCATGGTTGGTGTTTTGTGCCGCATTCTTTCAGGTTAATGATTCACGATCTTTTTCATCTGGGTTTCATTTCTTTGCAAGAGGTAGATTTTTATCCCACTGAAGGTTGCGAATTTTATATAACCCTAGGCAGAAAAGGAAAAGAGACTCATCAATCAAGACTGGAAATGCTGGAAGCGATCGACATTGAACTAAGCGAAGCTAACACCGGCGAATCTATCGATTTATGGGAAAAGCGATTTTATGAACTGGAACAAGTTCGCCAACAACTACAAATACAATTAGAACAAAATCAAATTCAGCTACAGCAAACCCAGGCAAAATTAGCTATTTCTCAATCCGAACTGCAAGCATCTCAAAAGATGATTTCGGCTATGAAAACCAGTAAGTTCTGGAAATTACGGACAAATTGGTTGAAAATAAAAAAATCATTGGGTTTACCCGCTAATGAATAA